The Actinomadura sp. WMMB 499 genome includes a window with the following:
- the mftA gene encoding mycofactocin precursor MftA (Mycofactocin is a small molecule electron carrier derived from the final two amino acids, Val-Tyr, of MftA, the mycofactocin precursor. It plays a role in redox homeostasis and the metabolism of alcohols and aldehydes in Actinobacteria, including Mycobacterium tuberculosis.), with translation MDSAAPENQNADERAEEIAAAESLIEEVSIDGMCGVY, from the coding sequence ATGGACAGCGCCGCCCCCGAGAACCAGAACGCCGACGAGCGGGCCGAGGAGATCGCGGCCGCCGAGTCGCTGATCGAGGAGGTCTCGATCGACGGCATGTGCGGCGTCTACTAG
- a CDS encoding CrcB family protein, which yields MTPSPRTPRPGPSFLRREAAVVAAVSLGGGLGAAARHGASLAWPAHGSAFPWTTLAVNALGCALIGVLMTVLARVRATHPLVRPFLGTGVLGGFTTFSAFAADGHGLLADGHARLGLAYLAATPVVAVAAAWGAAALTRRLAARTVREAR from the coding sequence ATGACACCTTCTCCGCGGACGCCCCGTCCCGGCCCCTCCTTCCTCCGTCGCGAGGCGGCGGTGGTCGCGGCGGTCTCGCTCGGCGGCGGGCTCGGCGCCGCCGCCCGCCACGGCGCCTCGCTGGCCTGGCCCGCCCACGGTTCCGCCTTCCCCTGGACGACGCTGGCGGTCAACGCGCTCGGCTGCGCCCTGATCGGCGTCCTCATGACCGTCCTCGCCCGCGTCCGGGCGACGCATCCGCTGGTCCGGCCCTTCCTGGGCACCGGCGTGCTCGGCGGGTTCACGACGTTCTCCGCCTTCGCGGCGGACGGCCACGGCCTGCTCGCGGACGGGCACGCCCGGCTCGGCCTCGCGTACCTGGCGGCCACTCCGGTCGTCGCGGTCGCCGCCGCGTGGGGCGCCGCGGCCCTGACCCGCCGTCTCGCCGCCCGTACCGTCCGGGAGGCCCGGTGA
- the crcB gene encoding fluoride efflux transporter CrcB, producing MSWLLVVAGGMAGAPLRYLADRAVRARNGSAFPWGTFAANVLGCLVLGVLTGAVVHGAASHPVQMLAGTGLCGALSTYSTFSFETVRLAESGARLLAAANVVVSVVAGLAAVVAGIAAAEAVWA from the coding sequence GTGAGCTGGCTGCTCGTCGTCGCCGGGGGGATGGCGGGCGCGCCGCTGCGCTACCTCGCCGACCGGGCCGTGCGGGCCCGGAACGGGTCGGCCTTCCCGTGGGGGACGTTCGCCGCCAACGTGCTCGGGTGCCTGGTGCTCGGCGTGCTGACCGGCGCGGTCGTGCACGGCGCGGCGTCCCACCCGGTGCAGATGCTCGCCGGGACCGGGCTGTGCGGGGCGCTGTCGACCTACTCGACGTTCTCGTTCGAGACGGTGCGGCTGGCGGAGTCGGGCGCGCGGCTGCTCGCCGCCGCGAACGTCGTCGTGAGCGTCGTCGCCGGGCTCGCCGCCGTCGTCGCCGGTATCGCGGCGGCCGAGGCGGTCTGGGCCTGA
- the mftD gene encoding pre-mycofactocin synthase MftD (MftD, an enzyme found in the mycofactocin biosynthesis locus, performs an oxidative deamination of 3-amino-5-[(p-hydroxyphenyl)methyl]-4,4-dimethyl-2-pyrrolidinone (AHDP). The resulting compound, now called pre-mycofactocin (PMFT), is a biologically active redox cofactor that can oxidize the non-exchangeable NADH of TIGR03971 family SDR-type oxidoreductases.) gives MFQNPWFETVAEAQRRAKRRLPHMVYGALVAGSERGRTVGDNCKAFGDLGFAPHVAGHHAERDLSTTVMGVETSMPVVISPTGVQAVHPDGEVAVARAAANRGVIMGLSSFASKPVEEVAEANPNVFFQMYWSGDRDAMVRRMDRARRAGAKALIATLDWSFSNGRDWGSPMIPEKVDLKTMAKLAPGVLPHPGWLWRFARTKRLPDLTTPNLQPPDGPAPTFFGAYGEWMQTPPPTWEDVAWLRKEWGGPFMLKGVTRVDDAKRAVDAGVTALSVSNHGGNNLDTTPATIRVLPSVAEAVGDQIEVLLDGGVRRGGDVAKALALGARAVLIGRAYLWGLAANGQAGVENVLDIMRGGLDSAVLGLGHSSVGELSPADLAVPPGFALTLGGGED, from the coding sequence ATGTTCCAGAACCCGTGGTTCGAGACCGTGGCCGAGGCGCAGCGCCGGGCCAAGAGGCGGCTGCCGCACATGGTGTACGGGGCGCTGGTCGCGGGCTCGGAGCGCGGCCGGACGGTCGGCGACAACTGCAAGGCGTTCGGCGACCTCGGCTTCGCGCCCCACGTCGCGGGCCACCACGCGGAGCGCGACCTGTCCACGACCGTCATGGGCGTGGAGACGTCCATGCCGGTCGTCATCTCCCCCACCGGCGTGCAGGCCGTGCACCCCGACGGTGAGGTCGCGGTGGCGCGGGCCGCCGCGAACCGGGGCGTGATCATGGGGCTCAGCTCGTTCGCGAGCAAGCCCGTCGAGGAGGTCGCCGAGGCCAACCCGAACGTCTTCTTCCAGATGTACTGGAGCGGCGACCGGGACGCGATGGTGCGGCGCATGGACCGCGCGCGGCGCGCCGGGGCGAAGGCGCTGATCGCCACGCTCGACTGGTCGTTCTCCAACGGCCGGGACTGGGGCAGCCCCATGATCCCGGAGAAGGTCGACCTGAAGACGATGGCGAAGCTGGCGCCGGGCGTCCTGCCCCACCCGGGCTGGCTGTGGCGGTTCGCCCGGACCAAGCGGCTCCCCGACCTCACGACCCCCAATCTCCAGCCGCCGGACGGCCCCGCCCCGACCTTCTTCGGCGCGTACGGCGAGTGGATGCAAACGCCGCCGCCCACCTGGGAGGACGTCGCCTGGCTGCGCAAGGAGTGGGGCGGCCCGTTCATGCTCAAGGGCGTCACCCGCGTGGACGACGCCAAGCGGGCGGTCGACGCCGGGGTCACCGCCCTGTCGGTGTCCAACCACGGCGGCAACAACCTCGACACGACGCCCGCGACGATCCGCGTGCTGCCGTCGGTCGCCGAGGCCGTCGGCGACCAGATCGAGGTGCTGCTGGACGGCGGGGTGCGGCGCGGCGGCGACGTCGCCAAGGCGCTCGCGCTCGGCGCCCGGGCCGTGCTGATCGGCCGCGCCTACCTGTGGGGCCTGGCGGCGAACGGGCAGGCCGGGGTGGAGAACGTCCTCGACATCATGCGCGGCGGCCTCGACTCGGCGGTGCTGGGCCTCGGGCACTCCTCCGTCGGTGAGCTGTCCCCGGCCGACCTGGCGGTCCCGCCCGGGTTCGCGCTGACGCTGGGCGGCGGGGAGGACTGA
- a CDS encoding aldehyde dehydrogenase — protein sequence MPVRHDHWIGGRNERPAGSAYLPTVDPATREPGDEIAAGSAPDAERAVASAAGAQPDWARMSGAERSGTLHRIGDAIEADAGALMELERACTGKTPAQLRMEAEMSAAYFRYYAGVLRAHGGRTIDQGARHHTYTRFEPFGVIAAITPWNLPLNQACRALAPALAAGNAVVAKPSEFTSASTLHLARLATAAGLPDGLLNVVTGTGPGAGAPLAAHPGVRRITFTGSVATGRRLAGVAADRLIPVTLELGGKSPLVVFADADLDRAVAAAVAAVATNAGQVCSATARLLIEASVHDEVVARIVTAVEKLEPGTDFGPIITEDQFGKVLGHVDAARAAGLAPVTGGAAYTEGPAARGRYIRPTVYAAVPPDAAVAREELFGPVLVTMPFTGEDEALAMANDTDYGLVAAVWSGDVARGLRLAERIDAGQVSVNGGPLTIETPFGGFKDSGHGREKGIEALHEYGQTKAISLSLD from the coding sequence GTGCCGGTTCGCCACGACCACTGGATAGGCGGCAGGAACGAGCGGCCGGCGGGCAGCGCCTACCTGCCCACCGTGGACCCCGCGACACGGGAGCCGGGCGACGAGATCGCGGCGGGTTCGGCGCCCGACGCCGAACGGGCGGTGGCGTCCGCCGCGGGCGCTCAGCCGGATTGGGCGCGCATGTCGGGGGCGGAACGGTCCGGAACGCTGCACCGGATCGGGGACGCGATCGAGGCGGACGCCGGCGCGCTGATGGAGCTGGAACGGGCGTGCACCGGCAAGACCCCCGCGCAGCTCCGCATGGAGGCCGAGATGTCGGCCGCCTACTTCCGGTACTACGCGGGCGTGCTGCGCGCACACGGCGGCCGGACGATCGACCAGGGCGCCCGGCACCACACCTACACGCGGTTCGAGCCGTTCGGGGTCATCGCGGCGATCACCCCGTGGAACCTGCCGCTCAACCAGGCGTGCCGCGCGCTGGCCCCGGCCCTGGCCGCCGGGAACGCCGTCGTGGCCAAGCCGTCGGAGTTCACCTCGGCCTCGACGCTGCACCTGGCACGGCTCGCCACCGCGGCGGGCCTGCCGGACGGCCTGCTCAACGTCGTGACGGGCACCGGGCCCGGCGCGGGCGCGCCGCTGGCCGCGCATCCGGGCGTCCGGCGCATCACCTTCACCGGGTCGGTCGCCACCGGACGGCGCCTGGCGGGCGTCGCGGCCGACCGGCTCATCCCGGTGACGCTGGAGCTCGGCGGCAAGTCGCCCCTGGTGGTGTTCGCCGACGCCGACCTCGACCGGGCCGTCGCCGCCGCCGTCGCGGCCGTCGCCACCAACGCCGGGCAGGTGTGCTCGGCCACCGCGCGGCTGCTCATCGAGGCGTCCGTGCACGACGAGGTCGTCGCCCGGATCGTCACCGCGGTCGAGAAGCTCGAACCGGGCACCGACTTCGGTCCGATCATCACCGAGGACCAGTTCGGCAAGGTCCTCGGGCACGTCGACGCGGCCCGCGCCGCCGGGCTGGCGCCGGTGACGGGCGGCGCCGCCTACACCGAGGGCCCGGCGGCGCGGGGCCGCTACATCCGCCCGACCGTGTACGCGGCCGTGCCGCCCGACGCCGCGGTCGCGCGCGAGGAGCTGTTCGGGCCCGTTCTGGTCACGATGCCGTTCACCGGCGAGGACGAGGCGCTCGCCATGGCGAACGACACCGACTACGGGCTCGTCGCGGCCGTCTGGTCCGGGGACGTCGCCCGCGGCCTGCGCCTCGCCGAGCGCATCGACGCGGGGCAGGTGTCGGTGAACGGCGGCCCGCTCACCATCGAGACCCCGTTCGGCGGGTTCAAGGACAGCGGCCACGGACGGGAGAAGGGGATCGAGGCCCTGCACGAGTACGGGCAGACGAAGGCGATCAGCCTGTCGCTGGACTGA
- the mftE gene encoding mycofactocin biosynthesis peptidyl-dipeptidase MftE, with protein MRDLAGAAWPEVGAASVLVPVGSTEQHGPHLPLSTDTVIAAAVAERAAAALDGPVLVAPALAYGASGEHAGFPGTMSIGRDALELVLVETVRSLAPWAGRVVFVNGHGGNAGALDAAAGRMRAEGHDAGWVGCGVPGADAHAGFTETSIMLYLAPELVRASRAVAGDTRPLAELMPELVARGVRAVSPTGVLGDPAGASAGRGRELVDAMAAAAARRIRTGRADARGRLLGPGAAT; from the coding sequence GTGCGGGACCTGGCCGGCGCCGCCTGGCCCGAGGTCGGGGCGGCCTCGGTGCTGGTGCCGGTCGGGTCGACCGAGCAGCACGGACCCCACCTGCCGCTGTCCACCGACACCGTGATCGCCGCGGCCGTCGCGGAGCGCGCCGCGGCCGCCCTGGACGGCCCCGTGCTCGTCGCGCCCGCCCTCGCGTACGGGGCCAGCGGCGAGCACGCCGGGTTCCCGGGCACGATGTCGATCGGACGGGACGCGCTGGAGCTCGTCCTCGTCGAGACCGTGCGGTCCCTCGCGCCGTGGGCGGGCCGGGTCGTGTTCGTCAACGGGCACGGCGGCAACGCCGGGGCGCTCGACGCCGCCGCCGGGCGGATGCGCGCCGAGGGGCACGACGCCGGGTGGGTCGGCTGCGGCGTCCCGGGCGCCGACGCGCACGCCGGGTTCACCGAGACGTCGATCATGCTGTACCTGGCCCCCGAGCTGGTGCGGGCGTCGCGCGCGGTCGCGGGCGACACCCGGCCGCTCGCCGAGCTGATGCCCGAGCTGGTCGCCCGGGGCGTCCGGGCCGTGTCGCCGACGGGCGTCCTCGGCGACCCGGCCGGCGCGTCGGCCGGACGCGGGCGCGAGCTGGTGGACGCGATGGCGGCCGCGGCCGCCCGGCGGATCCGCACCGGGCGGGCGGACGCGCGCGGGCGGCTCCTCGGTCCCGGGGCGGCGACATGA
- the mftC gene encoding mycofactocin radical SAM maturase (MftC is a radical SAM/SPASM enzyme that catalyzes the first two steps in biosynthesis of the electron carrier mycofactocin from the terminal Val-Tyr dipeptide of the precursor peptide MftA.): MTTDTASRATQTGPTRLVDLFEHGLDAPICLTWELTYACNLSCAHCLSSSGRRDPRELSTDEAKAVIDELEAMQVFYVNIGGGEPTVRSDFWELLDYATAHHVGVKFSTNGVRITPEVARMLAANDYVDVQISLDGATPEVNDAVRGAGSYDTALRAMRNLSDAGMKNFKLSVVCTRHNIPQMDDFKAIADEYGAQLRLTRLRPSGRGADVWDELHPTQAQQRELYDWLLAHGDQVLTGDSFFHLSAYGEALPGLNLCGAGRVVCLIDPVGDVYACPFAIHDEFLAGNVRETGGFARVWRESDLFQGLREPQTGGACASCDFYDTCKGGCMAAKFFTGLPLDGPDPECVQGHGEKLLAGRPEDRSGIPKPSGDHSHRTAPRRRREPVLVQLGRRTDMDRPPVSACEENPLAGLRIT; encoded by the coding sequence GTGACCACCGACACCGCAAGCCGCGCGACGCAGACCGGCCCGACCCGCCTGGTCGACCTGTTCGAGCACGGGCTCGACGCGCCGATCTGCCTGACCTGGGAACTCACCTACGCCTGCAACCTGTCGTGCGCGCACTGCCTGTCCAGTTCGGGACGGCGCGACCCGCGCGAGCTCTCGACGGACGAGGCCAAGGCCGTCATCGACGAGCTGGAGGCCATGCAGGTCTTCTACGTGAACATCGGCGGCGGGGAACCCACGGTCCGGTCGGACTTCTGGGAGCTGCTCGACTACGCCACGGCGCACCACGTCGGCGTGAAGTTCTCCACGAACGGCGTCCGGATCACCCCCGAGGTCGCCCGGATGCTCGCGGCCAACGACTACGTGGACGTCCAGATCTCGCTGGACGGCGCGACGCCCGAGGTGAACGACGCCGTGCGGGGCGCGGGCTCCTACGACACCGCGCTGCGCGCGATGCGGAACCTGTCCGACGCGGGCATGAAGAACTTCAAGCTGTCGGTGGTCTGCACGCGGCACAACATCCCGCAGATGGACGACTTCAAGGCCATCGCCGACGAGTACGGCGCGCAGCTCCGGCTGACGCGGCTGCGCCCGTCCGGCCGCGGGGCGGACGTGTGGGACGAGCTGCACCCGACGCAGGCGCAGCAGCGCGAGCTGTACGACTGGCTCCTCGCCCACGGCGACCAGGTGCTGACCGGCGACTCCTTCTTCCACCTGTCGGCCTACGGCGAGGCGCTGCCGGGCCTGAACCTGTGCGGCGCCGGGCGCGTGGTGTGCCTCATCGACCCGGTCGGGGACGTGTACGCCTGCCCGTTCGCCATCCACGACGAGTTCCTCGCGGGGAACGTCCGCGAGACCGGGGGCTTCGCCCGGGTCTGGCGCGAGTCGGACCTGTTCCAGGGCCTGCGGGAACCCCAGACGGGCGGCGCCTGCGCCTCGTGCGACTTCTACGACACCTGCAAGGGCGGCTGCATGGCCGCCAAGTTCTTCACCGGGCTGCCGCTGGACGGGCCCGACCCCGAGTGCGTGCAGGGCCACGGCGAGAAGCTGCTCGCCGGACGGCCCGAGGACCGCTCGGGCATCCCCAAGCCGTCCGGCGACCACTCGCACCGCACCGCGCCGCGCCGCCGCCGGGAACCGGTCCTCGTGCAGCTCGGGCGCCGCACCGACATGGACCGTCCGCCGGTGAGCGCCTGCGAGGAGAACCCCCTCGCCGGGCTGCGGATCACCTGA
- the mftR gene encoding mycofactocin system transcriptional regulator (MftR, the mycofactocin system transcriptional regulator, is an uncharacterized TetR family DNA-binding transcription factor. Its role is inferred by context. It occurs as part of the biosynthesis locus for mycofactocin, a partially characterized electron carrier derived from the terminal Val-Tyr dipeptide of the precursor peptide MftA, through a radical SAM enzyme-mediated process.), with product MTSRPALERLAFELFARQGFDETTVDDIAAAAGIGRRTFFRYFASKNDLVWGDFDEQLRRLRTLLDEADPSTPIMDAVRRAVVEFNRFDPQEVPWHRQRMELILTVPTLQADATLRYASWRRIVAEFVAARTGRPASALAPRLAGSVILAAAVAAYEHWLAAADGTPLADLLDDTLRRVEAGFAELGGPGR from the coding sequence GTGACCTCGCGGCCCGCGCTGGAGCGGCTGGCCTTCGAGCTGTTCGCCCGGCAGGGGTTCGACGAGACGACCGTGGACGACATCGCGGCGGCGGCCGGGATCGGGCGGCGCACGTTCTTCCGCTACTTCGCGTCCAAGAACGACCTGGTGTGGGGCGACTTCGACGAGCAGTTGCGGCGGCTGCGCACGCTGCTGGACGAGGCCGACCCGAGCACGCCGATCATGGACGCCGTCCGCCGCGCCGTCGTGGAGTTCAACCGGTTCGACCCGCAGGAGGTGCCGTGGCACCGGCAGCGGATGGAGCTGATCCTGACGGTGCCGACCCTGCAGGCCGACGCGACGCTGCGGTACGCGTCCTGGCGGCGGATCGTCGCCGAGTTCGTGGCCGCCCGGACCGGGCGGCCCGCGTCCGCGCTGGCGCCCCGGCTCGCGGGCAGCGTGATCCTCGCCGCCGCCGTCGCCGCCTACGAGCACTGGCTGGCCGCCGCGGACGGGACGCCCCTGGCCGACCTGCTGGACGACACGCTCCGCCGGGTGGAGGCCGGGTTCGCCGAGCTCGGCGGCCCCGGGCGCTGA
- the mftG gene encoding mycofactocin system GMC family oxidoreductase MftG — protein sequence MLIGRRPDVLVVGAGGTGAVLAARLSEDPGRRVLALEAGPVPAAFPADLLDARLVPGARPGHPAVRTFPARLTPGMPYEAARGRVLGGSTTVNGGYFVRARRADFDRWSAEEAGGAAWTYERMLPFMRALENDLDHGATALHGGRGPVPVRRVGLDHPAAAAFGAAARELGYPDDPDKNAQEPPGFGPVPSNAVDGRRVNTGLAYLLGAAAGRPNLTVAGECPVRSVVVRDGRAAGVVVGDGTVLEAGEIVLCAGALSTPHLLHLSGIGPAADLERAGIPVVLDLPVGTALSDHPQLVVEWAPRRPMDGPSGSWLGGVLHLPSAGGPAAGDLEILQSLVPMAGLVGGRADVPDMPPAFLASVQAPVRSGNLRTVSPDPDVPPRIDYGYLRTGADRRRMREAVRATVALVTSGAFGEVCAGPVEPVPVDDDRVLDAWIRARLGTSQHTCGTVPMGAAVDARGRVHGVRGLRVADTSILPTAPLRGPAATAVLIGEAVADAVRRG from the coding sequence GTGCTGATCGGGCGCCGCCCGGACGTGCTCGTGGTCGGCGCGGGCGGCACCGGCGCGGTGCTCGCGGCTCGGCTGAGCGAGGATCCCGGCCGCAGGGTGCTGGCGCTGGAGGCGGGGCCGGTGCCCGCCGCGTTCCCCGCCGACCTGCTCGACGCCCGCCTCGTCCCGGGCGCGCGGCCGGGGCATCCGGCCGTCCGGACGTTCCCGGCGCGGCTCACGCCCGGCATGCCGTACGAGGCGGCGCGGGGGCGGGTGCTCGGCGGGTCGACGACCGTGAACGGCGGATACTTCGTCCGGGCCCGGCGCGCCGACTTCGACCGCTGGTCGGCGGAGGAGGCCGGCGGCGCCGCCTGGACCTACGAGCGGATGCTGCCGTTCATGCGCGCCCTCGAGAACGACCTCGACCACGGGGCGACCGCGCTGCACGGCGGCCGGGGGCCGGTGCCGGTGCGCCGCGTGGGCCTGGACCACCCGGCCGCGGCCGCGTTCGGCGCCGCCGCGCGCGAGCTGGGGTATCCGGACGATCCCGACAAGAACGCTCAGGAGCCGCCGGGGTTCGGTCCCGTGCCGTCCAACGCGGTCGACGGCCGCCGCGTCAACACCGGCCTCGCGTACCTGCTCGGCGCGGCGGCCGGGCGGCCGAACCTCACGGTGGCGGGGGAGTGCCCGGTGCGGTCGGTGGTCGTCCGGGACGGGCGGGCGGCGGGCGTCGTCGTCGGGGACGGGACGGTCCTGGAGGCGGGGGAGATCGTGCTGTGCGCGGGCGCCCTCTCCACGCCGCACCTGCTGCACCTGTCGGGGATCGGGCCCGCGGCGGACCTCGAGCGCGCCGGGATACCGGTCGTCCTCGACCTGCCCGTGGGCACCGCGCTCAGCGACCACCCGCAGCTCGTCGTGGAGTGGGCGCCCCGGCGGCCGATGGACGGGCCGTCGGGTTCCTGGCTCGGCGGCGTCCTGCACCTGCCGTCGGCGGGCGGCCCGGCGGCGGGCGACCTCGAGATCCTCCAGTCGCTCGTGCCGATGGCGGGGCTGGTCGGCGGGAGGGCGGACGTCCCGGACATGCCGCCGGCCTTCCTCGCGTCGGTGCAGGCGCCCGTGCGGTCCGGGAACCTGCGCACAGTGTCGCCCGACCCGGACGTCCCGCCGCGGATCGACTACGGGTACCTGCGGACCGGAGCCGACCGCCGCCGGATGCGCGAGGCGGTGCGGGCGACGGTCGCGCTCGTGACGTCCGGCGCCTTCGGCGAGGTCTGCGCGGGACCCGTCGAGCCCGTCCCGGTGGACGACGACCGCGTGCTCGACGCGTGGATCCGCGCCCGCCTCGGGACGTCGCAGCACACCTGCGGCACCGTCCCGATGGGCGCCGCCGTCGACGCCCGCGGGAGGGTGCACGGCGTGCGGGGGCTCCGCGTGGCCGACACCTCCATCCTGCCGACCGCGCCGCTGCGCGGGCCCGCCGCGACGGCCGTCCTCATCGGCGAGGCCGTCGCGGACGCCGTCCGCCGGGGGTGA
- the mftB gene encoding mycofactocin biosynthesis chaperone MftB (MftB, a small protein, is a peptide chaperone that assists the radical SAM enzyme MftC in performing two modifications to the C-terminal Val-Tyr dipeptide of the mycofactocin precursor peptide, MftA. MftB's role is analogous to the role of PqqD in the biosynthesis of PQQ, a cofactor that derives entirely from a Tyr and a Glu in the precursor PqqA.), translated as MPAIDLDRAWDLHPQVSVRPEPFGALLYHFGTRKLSFLKDRRLLEVVRGLRDAATARDACTAADVPASDLPRYGAALGALASSSMLVERTP; from the coding sequence GTGCCGGCGATCGATCTGGACCGCGCCTGGGACCTGCACCCGCAGGTCTCGGTGCGGCCCGAACCCTTCGGCGCGCTGCTCTACCACTTCGGCACCCGCAAGCTGTCGTTCCTCAAGGACCGGCGGCTGCTGGAGGTCGTCCGGGGCCTTCGGGACGCGGCCACGGCACGGGACGCCTGCACGGCGGCCGACGTGCCCGCGTCCGATCTGCCCCGGTACGGCGCGGCGCTCGGCGCGCTCGCCAGCTCGTCCATGCTCGTGGAAAGGACGCCGTGA